GTGTTGGGCAGGCGCAAGCCTGGCCGGGCTCTCCGAACTCGGTTTCTGACCCCGACACGTCCGCCACCCACTCTCGGCGGCGGCCATCCCCTCAAGGCATGGAGCTTCCGATGAGCCTGCATTCCCGCGATACCTGGATCGCCCTACACACGCAGTATTACGTTGATCCCAAAGCCAACCATCATGGCCTGATGATGGACGCACATATCTTGCTCGATAGCGCGCACGGCATGGTGCAGATGCTGGGGGATACGATCAGCGAGGGTGACATGATCAATAACGATCGGATGGCGTCAGCGCTGCATGGCATCGCCTTGCTGGTGGAAATGGGACGGCGGTGCGTGGCACAGGCGGAGTTGCGGATGATGTTGGCAAACCATGGATGAAAGTGGGTGCTGGCAGAAGGACAGCTATCGGTGCAAAGAATCATGCGCTTACTAATCATGTGGTTGTGGCGATGGTTATGCCATTTGCGCAAGCGAAAGCCACGGAACATTTATCGCCGCAAAGGCATGCGCAAGCCGTATCGGCACCACCCTCGCAAACCCATCTGGGTGGTTGACGAGGTGATTCGCATCCATCAAGAAAGCGCCGATGGCTCGTGGAGGCGGCGCCCAAATTGCGACATCTAAAAGGGGATGGCCGTAACGCCTCCCATTGACTCTCAGTGCGTAGGCCAACGAGGGCCAGAGCATCGCTGGCCATTGCGGTATGCATCTGACTTTTTACCAGCTGAGGGCCGCGATATGTCACCCCCTCACTCTGGCGGCACTCAGGTTACGGGTGGCCAAGCTTTTTGCTGCACGAGGCGCTCGTACCAACGCCGCATCCCACTGTCTTCGACAGCGTAGTCACCACGCTCGGATTTCCAGATTAGCGGCGGCTCAATGGCGCGCAGCTTTTCGATGGCTCCGCGGGCGGAGCCGGCCGCCACTTTCCTGCCGTGCGCCCTGCTGTATTCGGCCAGCGCATCGGCCGTGAACAGGCGACCGTCGTGCCCGTTCGACAAGACACGCGTGAGCACGGCGCGTTGCAACTTGGAGAGGCCTTCGTACGCGGTCATATATTCGGAAGCGCGCTTCGCTTCGTATTTATTGGCCTCCTCATCTAAAAGTTGATGAAATCGATCGTTCCGGCCTCCCCCAAAAGGGCCAGCCACAACATTTAAGGCGTGCAGCATCTCTTCCGGCCGGTGGTCGAAGCGGCGAAACGTGGCGGCCAACCGAGCGTTGTCGATGTGGAGGGAGGGAACGTCGACGGCAAGTTGCGCGGCCAAATGCGCTGAAAAATCCTCATCCAAGAGCCGCAGATCGTCGATGTGTGATCCAAGGAAGGGCGTGTTGTTGCCGTGCACCAGGCGCAACAGTTTGTCCCGGTCCGATCCCGACATCACGAGACAAAAGCGTTGTTTGCCGCTGGCGTTCAGGATGTCACGGGCGGCCTTCAGGGCGAACATCGCGTCCATGCCGGACCTGGTTGTGATCGTGTGTTGCGCTTCGTCGACAATCAGGACAATCGGATTAGCGACCTTATCCTGGAGTGCCTGGAGCGCATCGGCGAGCGAAGCGCCTTGCGTGTTACCAACCTGGGAGAGCGTGACCTCGACACCCTTGATGCTCACCTTGCTTAGTCCTGCCGCCTTGGCCGCACGGGTGATCATTCCTTGGGCGGCAGCCAGCGCATTGGCGATGGTGATCGCAATAAGCTCGCCAGGGTCTCGCGATTTGTCTGCCCACAGGTCGACATACATCACCGTCGCGCCCCTTTCTTCCAGGGCGGGCCGTAGATCCTGCATGAGGAAGTTGGACTTGCCGGTGCGACGCGCAGCGCCCAGGAAGAGGGTGGTCGTGCTGAACATCCCGTTTCCGAGAAGGCGCTCGGCCACATCCTTCGCCAGTGCTGGTCGAAAAAAATACTTAGACATGACTTTTTAATACTCCGAAATCGACCGGATATTAATTTAATATCACGGCACGGATTTCGCCAGTACCGACCTCGACCAACCACCCAGAAAACCGTATGACGGCGCCGTTTAATACAGCGATTAGCGCCGAATATTAAATTAGCGAGCGCTGCACCACGTCAGCCCCGTCAGCTATCGCCTGCGGCGAGGCAGCCGATCGTGACTAAGACTCGCCCCATGCGTGGCGTCTCTGGGCGTCGCAGGCAATTCCACCCTTAGACGCTTCGCAAGCCACTGGACAGGTGAACTCCAAGCCGTTCCGTGCAGGGAGAGGTGATGCAGGATCACGCATGCCCGGGGGTCTACGCCGGAACCCTCGAAAATAGAGGCTGGGTATTCGCCATCAGCTCAGCAAGCCTGGCCACCCGTGGGAGAATGGCCGCGTTGAACGGCTGTTTGGCACGTTGAAGGAAAAGCTGGATCGGCTCACGGTGTATAGCCGTGCGGGTCTCGAAGAGGCGTTGATCGAGTTCCGTTTTTGCCTCTACGCCGCGTGGATGGGGTTATTTCCAACCGTGAAACAACTCGCGCCCGATCAGCATGCGGCGAATTTCGTTCGTGCCCGCGCCAATTTCATAAAGCTTCGCATCGCGCAACAGGCGTCCGGCTGGGAATTCATTGATATAACCATTGCCACCCAGCGCCTGGATTGCCTCCAGAGCGACCTTCACGGCATTCTCTGAAGCATTGAGTAGGCACGCTGCAGGATCGATGCGCGACGTCATGCCCGCATCGAATTCCTTTGCCACCATATAGGCAAAACTACGCGAACTCTGCAGCTTGGTGTACATGTCCGCCATTTTTGCCTGCATCACGCCAAAGGTGCCGATGGGCGCATTGAATTGCTTGCGCTCGCGCACGTAGGGCAAAACGAGATCCAGCGATGCCTGCATCAGGCCGATCGGACCGCCGGACAGCACCAGGCGTTCCGTATCCAGGCCACTCATCAGTACGCGTACGCCTTCGTTCACTTCACCGACGATGCTTTCGACAGGAATCTCGCAATTCTCAAACACCAATTCGCAAGTGTTGGAGCCGCGCATGCCGAGCTTGTCCAGCTTTTGCGCGGTGCTGAAACCCTTCATGCCTTTTTCGATGATAAAGGCCGTCATGCAGCGGCTGCCCGCCACGCGCGGCGCTGTGCGCATGTAGACCAACAATACATCGGCGTCAGGGCCGTTGGTGATCCACATTTTGGAACCGTTGGCTACCCAAACATCGCCACGCCGTTCGGCCTTGCAGGTCATGGAGCCAACCACGTCGGAACCGGCCCCTGGTTCGCTCATTGCCAGCGCACCGATATATTCGCCTGAGCACAGTTTGGGAATGTATTTGCGACGCTGTGCTTCGTTGCCGTTGTGAAAAATGTTCTGCGTGCATAGGTTGGAGTGCGCGCCATACGAAAGGCCCACCGAACCGGATGCGCGGGAGATTTCCTCCATCGCTACCATATGCGCGAGGAAACTCATGCCAGTGCCGCCGTATTCCTCCGACACGGTCATGCCAAGCAAGCCCATGTCCCCCATCTTGCGCCACAGGTCGTGTGGGAACTGGTTCTCGCGGTCGATGTTATGGGCGCGTGGCGCGATCTCCTTTTCCGCGAAGGCGGCAACGCTTTCGCGCAGCAGGTCGATCTCTTCACCGAGCGGGAACGGGCGCATCACGAAACTCCTGAGGAGGGGATTTAACCAAGAAATTGTAGCGCAGGGATCTGTTTGGACTCTGATGCGGCGCATCAGGGTGCGCACAATCTGTACATGCGCCAGAGGGTGAGGTGCAGATCGCATCCCTAACAACGACACCGCAGATTACAGGGACAAGAGACAGTCCCCTTCCGGGAAGAAGGAGCTCCAGTCGACTTTCCTCAGCACAGCCCCCCGTTAACCGAAAGCACCTGTCGCGTGATTGGTGCGCAATACTCGGTCCCAATCGTCGTCGGTCAAGGCCGGAAAGGCGCCATCGCGGGTCAGGCCGGCATTGCAGACCACACCGTATAAGCGCCATGCGCTTCAATATCTGCTTCGAGAGTGGCAACACAAGCTGCACGGTCGGCGACATCGAATTGCAAAATGTGTGCATGGCAACCCAGCGCTGTGATCGCTGCCCGCACCTGCTCGGCCTCGTCACGCCGGCTGCGGCAGTGCAGAACCAGATCGTAGCCGGCTTGTGCCAGTCGCAAGGCAATGGCTCGTCCGATGCCGCGGCTGGAGCCGGTAACCAGAACGGTATCCGTCATGCAGTGTGTCTCCGGCAATCGGGTTTCGACCTATGTGCGGGGTGCAGCATCATGCCGGATCCCCCAGGATCAGCGAGGCGTTATTGCCACCGAAAGCAAAAGAATTGCTCATCAGATAGCGCCGGCCACCCGCGGGCAAATGATTGCCTGTTTGTACCAGATTCAGCGCAGGCAGTGCGGGATCCGCTTGCCCATCCCACACATGTGGGGGCAGGCGCCGTTCGGCAAATGTATCAGTGAGGCTTAGCCAGCAAAATGCTGCTTCCAGCGCCCCGGCTGCGGCAAGCGTGTGGCCGGTGAGCGATTTGGTGGACGAACACGGCACGGCATGCTCGAACATCGTGGTGACGGCAAGGCTTTCCATGCTGTCGTTATGCTCGGTGGCGGTGCCGTGCAGGTTGATGTAGTCGATTTGCGCCGCCGCCAGGCCGGCATGGCGCAAAGCATCGCGCATGGCTTTTTGCGCGCCGCCGCCTTGTGGATCGGGCGAAGACATGTGATAGGCATCCGAACTTGCGCCACCGCCCAGAAACTGCACGGGCCCGGTTTCGCGTGTCATCAGGAACAGCGCTGCCGCTTCCCCGATATTGATGCCGCGCCGATGTTTCGAGAACGGGTTGCAGCGCTGCAGATCCACCGCTTCTAGCGCATGGAAGCCATTGATGGCTAGGCGACACAACGTATCCACGCCGCCACAAAGCACAGCATCGCACACGCCTATCCGAAGCAGGCGCTGTGCGCTCAACAAGGCGCGTGCGCCGGATGTGCATGCGGTGGAAATGCCGTAGCGTGGCCCGGCCAGTTCCAGCCATTCGGCCAGGAACTCGGCGGGCGCGGCCAGTTCCTGATGCGTATATCGATAATCCGCCGGCCACACGCCATTGCGACGATAAGCATCGATACCATAGGTGGCTTCTTCGATGCCGCTGGTGCTGGTGCCGAGCACGACGCCGATACGCGCGCGGCCATAACGTTCGATCGCGTCGTGAATATCCGTTTCTATCTCCCATGCAGCGGCGAGCAACAGGCGGTTATTGCGATTGTTGTGATGCTCGCGTAGCGCATCGGGTATGGGCGGCAGTTTCGCACGCACCGCGCCAAGCGGTGGCGCGTGACCAGGAATCCAGCCTTGCTCCGGACGAATACCGCGGGTATCGCCGCGAAACAGGGCTTCGGCAACGACGGACTTGCCTGCACCAAGGTTGCAGATCACGCCCAGTGTGTTGAGGTAGATGTCCATGCGGGTTCGGGTTGAGTGTGCTGACATGTTTACACGGCACCTCGCAGGCGCTGACGCCACAGCCATTCGCCAACAAACAGTACCCCTAGGATGACGTACACCAGCAAGCCGTTGTACAGCGTCCACACGTTCAGCGATGCCCACATCGTGAGCGCGGCCGATACCGCGCCGTTGAAGATAAAGAACCCCACCCAGACCCAGGTCACTTTGCGCGTATAGGGAATGGCTGCGTCTGGAAGGTTCGGCTCGCTCGCACGAGCGATACGTTCGATGATCGGCGGGCCGTATCTTAGGCTCAAGCCAAAGACGCCAAGCAACACGGCGCTGATCAGGGTGGGATACCAGCGCCATAGCGTTGCTTTGCCGCTGAAGGCCAGTAGTGCGCAGTAAACCAGCGCCGCTGCCAACATCCAGCGTCCACCCGGCTGCTTCAGCAGGTTGGGCGCCCGCATGAGCCAGGCCACGGCAAGTCCGAGTGCAAACAGCGCTGGCTGCGCACGATTCGCTCCCAGATATACCAGGAACGGATAAAGCACTCCGGTCAGCGTAAACAGAATGGACGTCAGCTTGGGCATGCGTTCCGATGTGCTTTCATGACCGTTGCCAGATCCATCGACGTGTTTTCCACGCGTGCTCCAATGCGTTGCTTTGCTGGTGGAGTGCACGCACGAATTCCAATGCGTGTGGCCACGTCGCTGGGGCGATCTTGTGTTGGTTCGATTCCAGTCGCAATTGCCAGCGTTTGTTGCTTTGCGCGCGTTCATCCACGCCAGCGGCCTTCACTTTCAGCGCCACCGTATAGGAAAACGGTATGTCGTCGATCCAGTCACGGTAGGCTTCGGGTGGCTGTTCCTCCGCGACCACGACCAGTATGGCGGGGGCACCTTCGCTCAGGATGGCAACGGCTTCCAACATGGCGTGTTCAAAGGTATCGGCCTCGCCCGCAATAGCCACGGATTCGCCATGTTGACCGCACAGGATCGACCACTGCCCAGCGATGGCGTTATGCACGGACAAGCCAAATTGTGTAGGTGACAGCGGTTGCTGATCCGTTACGTCACTTAGCAGCGCATAGGCACGGGACGTTTCACCGTGGTGCGAGGCAAATACGAAGGGAAGTTGTTCGTCTTCACCGCATAGGGGCCACGCAACATGCAAGGTCATGCGTGCCAATCGGCTGAGGCGGCGGCGCTGCAGAGCGGGCAGGAAATCGCAGCTTGGTTGGCTGCCGTCATCAGGCATGCGCATTGGGGTGCGCGACCACGCCTGCCACGCTTCGTTGTTATCCAGGCCGGGTGCCCAGGCGCGCCATTGATCGATGATGAAGTCCATCATGCGTCCTGCCTTTTTCGCGAGGTTGTGCTGGTCGGTACCAGCAAGACCGTGAAGCCAATACCCAGCAGCAAGGTAAGGCCGAAATCCCGCAGTGCCGGCATGGAACTCAAGGCTAGCAGGCCGAACGACAACAGGGCCGTGAAGGCGGAAAGCAGCACGCTGGCGTACATCGCGCCGGGATGATGCATGACATGCGGCTCACCTTCACGCAGGAAAACCGCGTAGTTGGCGCCCACGCCCAGTACCAGCATCAGCGCCATCCAATGAAACAAGGTCAGCGGCTGATGCAAATAACCGAGCACGGCAAGCGTAAAGCCGATACCCAGCACCGGCGGCGCCAGCACACGCGGTACCTCGCGCCAACCATAGCGCCAGCCGAATACCGGTACGATCAGCAACACGGCAGCCAGTAGCCAGACACTGGCGTAACGTCGATACCGTCCAAAGAGCGCGGAAATGCTGGCGGGTTTGTCAACTAGCATGACGCCAGGCAAATGATCGGCTGCGTGCTGAAGCATGGCAACCGGTGCATCGCCTTGTGGCAGCACGAGCGAGGCGGCGCCGTGATGTGCCTCATCGCCCATCCACAAGTAGCGAAAAGGTGTTGCTATCGGAGTCTTCAGCCATGCCTGCAAGTCGAGGGGCGTGCCGGGCCATGCATGGATGTATGGTTCGATATCATTGGCGCGAAATCCCACATGGCTCAACCATTGCCGCATGCGTTCCGGTTGCACGAACAACGGCGCCAGCAGCGCCTGGTTTGCCTGCTGACGCTGCAACGAAGGCGCCATGCCAGCCAGGCCAAGCCATCCCTGCAAGGAGTTCGCCTCGACCAACGGCTGCAAGCGTTGTTCCAGTGCTTCCTCGCGCTGCAGAACCTGTTCCTGATCCTTGCCTTGCACCAGATAGAACTGGGTGCCGTTGCCAAGGCCGGTAATGTCACGGATCTGCTTCTCTTGTTCGGTCAGTGCGGCAGGGGGCGCGATCAGCAGGTGCACGTCGTCGTCATGGCGCAATTGCCACCAGCCGGGCATCGCCAGCAGCAACAGGACCACCGCGAGTGCCACGGCGCGGCGTCCGTACGCAGTGCGAGCAACACTTTCCTGCAATATGCGTGCAATATGCACTGACGTGGTCGACAGCGGTTTCGCGGGCCGTTGCAGCAAGGCCGGCAACAAGCCGAACACACTCAAGCACGCCACCGTCATGCCGGTCATGGCAAAGCAGGCCATCTGGCGCAGCGCCGGAAACGGTACAAGACCAAGCAGGGCATAGCCCAGCAGCGATGTACCCAACGCCAGCAACAGCGCTGGCCGTACCTGGCGTAAACCTTTGCGTGGTTCCCATGCATCGCCGGCATTCGCGCGCGCACTCAGGTACTGAATGGAATAATCCACGGCTTCGCCCAGCAAGGCTGCACCGAATACCAGCGTCAACAGATAGATATGCCCAAAGATCAGCACGCAAAGTATTGTCGCCGCGACAATACCGATCGCGGTGGATAGAAACGCCAACAGCAAGGGGCCGGGTGAGCGGAACACGCCCAGCAGTAGCAGGGCGATGCCGATGGTGGAAACGAGTCCGACCAGATGTACGTCGTGCTCCGCGTCGGCACGTGCAGCGGCGGCATAGAACACGGCGCCAGTGCGCAGGATGCGGGTGCCGGGTTGATCACGTTGCGTCGCCAGTTCGGCCTGGTCCAGCGCGCCCAGTGCACGGCGTTGGATGGCATCGTCGTACGAGGAGCCTTTGAGCGTGGCCGTCACTAGCACGTAGCTGACTTCACCGCGATGTGCGGTCAGCAGATTGTCCTCCGGTACCAGTGGCGAGCGGTTCCAGGGCTGCTGGTCCAGCCAGTGCTGCAGCCAGCCGAAGGGGGCATCCTGCAGGCGTGTGGCCACGCCGGTGACAAAAGGTTCGTTCACGTGCTGCACTAATGCCTGCGCCGGATCATATCCGGGTCGCGCTAGCGCAGTGCGATCCGCATCGGCAAGCAGGTTGAAGCGATGCGCCAGATAGGGTGCCACCCGTTGCTGCAGGTTGAAGGGCGGCAACTCGGCCGTTACCGTGGCAAACACGCTATTTTTGCCCAGTGCACGCCCCAATTCGCGTGCTGCCGCTTTGGCGCGATCATCGTTGGCATTGGCAACCAGTAGAATCACACGATCGCCGTTGGCGTGTGCCAGCCGATGCGCGGCCACTTCCGCCAGCGGGTTTTGCTCGGTCGCCGGCAGCATAGCCAGCAGATCGGTCTGGATGGCGGAGCTGCCATGACCCAACAGTAGCCATGTTCCAAGCACAGCGAGAAGCAGCGTCGCCGCTGCAAACCAAGCTGCGCGTAGCCACAGACTCCGTGGACTCATGGCAGACCGAGTGAGTGCTTTTCCAGTGCGCTCAGCGGACCGGCGTCACGGGTGTCGGTCATGCGGATATCCGTCTGCGTGCCATCTTGCATATTGATGCGAATGCCCTGCAGAAAGCTGCCGCCGTCAAGCTGGATGTCGCGCAGCACCTGCGCCACGCGCGTCTGCTTTGGCGTGAAATGCAGCGTCCACCGCGCAACCGAGCCATCCGCGCTGACATTGAACTGCCGCATCACCGCATCGAGCCGCCCGGCTAGCATGGATTGCAGCATTTGCGAAATCTGGCTGATGCCACGTTCATTGCGCACGGATTGCATGCGGCCACTGGCGTCGATGCGCGCGGTCTGATTACCGGTGAGCGCCAGCATTTCCTGATAAGGCTGTTGCACTTGCCACAACATGCCGCGGCCGGATACGAACAGCAGTTGCCCACGGCTGTGTTGCGATTGGGTAAGGGCGGGTATCTGGCGCTGCTGGGTGAAAGATGCGCGCACGGCGGAGTGTTGGTTTAGTTCGGCAAATATGTTGTGAAGCAGGTCGGGCGATGCGGTTTGGGCATGTGTGCTCAGGCTCAACCAGGAAAGAAGGGTGCATAGCAATTTCAATGCATTGCGTGCAACGAATTTACTCCCTTCTTTCTTCAGCATGACAAGCAGCGAATTACTGCCCGCGCATACGCCCCGCAAAGCGTGGCGCGCCGTTGCCCATATGCGGCAGTTTGATCTTGCCGATCGCCTCGATGCGCTCTTCCGCCAGACGGTCCGCTGCTCTATAGGTGGGCACGTTCTGCGTCTTGCTGATTTCGAAGATGCGGCCCAGGTTGTAGTAAATCGTGCGCATCATGCGCATAGCGCGCTCGCGGTTGTAGCCGTCGATTTCCAGCGATACGTTCATAACGCCACCGGCATTGACGGCGTAGTCGGGTGCATACAGCACGCCACGGCGTTGCAGTTCGTCGCCGATCGCGTCGTTGGCAAGCTGGTTGTTGGCCGCACCGCAGATGATTTTGGCCTTGATGCGATCGATGGTCTGCTCGTTCACCGTGCCACCCAGCGCGCAGGGCGAATACACATCGGCATCGACATCGTAGATGTCGTCCAAGCCCACGGCTTCGCAGCCCAGCTCATCCACACAGCGTTGCACGGCATCCTTGTTGATGTCGGTGACGAACACCTTCGCGCCCTGTTCGCGCAGCAGCTTGATGAACTCGCTGCCCACATGGCCGGCACCCTGCACGGCGTAGCTATATTTGCCCACGTCTTCGTTGCCGTGCTTGAAATTCAGCGCCGCCATCAGGCCTTGCAACGTGCCGTAAGCGGTGAATGGCGACGGGTCGCCCGAACCACCGTGTACCTGGTGCACGCCAGTCACGTATTCGGTTTCGCGGAACACATATTCCATATCGTTCACGTCGATGCCCACATCTTCAGCCGTAATGTAACGGCCATTGAGCGAGTTGACGAAACGGCCGAAGGCGCGGAACAGCGCTTCGGATTTGTCTTTCGACGGATCGCCGATGATTACCGCCTTGCCGCCGCCCAGGTTCAGGCCGGCTACGGCGTTCTTGTAGGTCATGCCGCGTGACAGGCGTAGTACGTCGTTCACCGCATCCTG
The sequence above is a segment of the Dyella sp. M7H15-1 genome. Coding sequences within it:
- a CDS encoding isovaleryl-CoA dehydrogenase — translated: MRPFPLGEEIDLLRESVAAFAEKEIAPRAHNIDRENQFPHDLWRKMGDMGLLGMTVSEEYGGTGMSFLAHMVAMEEISRASGSVGLSYGAHSNLCTQNIFHNGNEAQRRKYIPKLCSGEYIGALAMSEPGAGSDVVGSMTCKAERRGDVWVANGSKMWITNGPDADVLLVYMRTAPRVAGSRCMTAFIIEKGMKGFSTAQKLDKLGMRGSNTCELVFENCEIPVESIVGEVNEGVRVLMSGLDTERLVLSGGPIGLMQASLDLVLPYVRERKQFNAPIGTFGVMQAKMADMYTKLQSSRSFAYMVAKEFDAGMTSRIDPAACLLNASENAVKVALEAIQALGGNGYINEFPAGRLLRDAKLYEIGAGTNEIRRMLIGRELFHGWK
- a CDS encoding Glu/Leu/Phe/Val dehydrogenase dimerization domain-containing protein, with the protein product MIFETIAKTGHEEVVFCHNKDAGLKAIIAIHNTVLGPALGGLRMWPYKTEQDAVNDVLRLSRGMTYKNAVAGLNLGGGKAVIIGDPSKDKSEALFRAFGRFVNSLNGRYITAEDVGIDVNDMEYVFRETEYVTGVHQVHGGSGDPSPFTAYGTLQGLMAALNFKHGNEDVGKYSYAVQGAGHVGSEFIKLLREQGAKVFVTDINKDAVQRCVDELGCEAVGLDDIYDVDADVYSPCALGGTVNEQTIDRIKAKIICGAANNQLANDAIGDELQRRGVLYAPDYAVNAGGVMNVSLEIDGYNRERAMRMMRTIYYNLGRIFEISKTQNVPTYRAADRLAEERIEAIGKIKLPHMGNGAPRFAGRMRGQ
- a CDS encoding beta-ketoacyl-[acyl-carrier-protein] synthase family protein, with the protein product MDIYLNTLGVICNLGAGKSVVAEALFRGDTRGIRPEQGWIPGHAPPLGAVRAKLPPIPDALREHHNNRNNRLLLAAAWEIETDIHDAIERYGRARIGVVLGTSTSGIEEATYGIDAYRRNGVWPADYRYTHQELAAPAEFLAEWLELAGPRYGISTACTSGARALLSAQRLLRIGVCDAVLCGGVDTLCRLAINGFHALEAVDLQRCNPFSKHRRGINIGEAAALFLMTRETGPVQFLGGGASSDAYHMSSPDPQGGGAQKAMRDALRHAGLAAAQIDYINLHGTATEHNDSMESLAVTTMFEHAVPCSSTKSLTGHTLAAAGALEAAFCWLSLTDTFAERRLPPHVWDGQADPALPALNLVQTGNHLPAGGRRYLMSNSFAFGGNNASLILGDPA
- a CDS encoding outer membrane lipoprotein carrier protein LolA — encoded protein: MLKKEGSKFVARNALKLLCTLLSWLSLSTHAQTASPDLLHNIFAELNQHSAVRASFTQQRQIPALTQSQHSRGQLLFVSGRGMLWQVQQPYQEMLALTGNQTARIDASGRMQSVRNERGISQISQMLQSMLAGRLDAVMRQFNVSADGSVARWTLHFTPKQTRVAQVLRDIQLDGGSFLQGIRINMQDGTQTDIRMTDTRDAGPLSALEKHSLGLP
- a CDS encoding MMPL family transporter, with protein sequence MSPRSLWLRAAWFAAATLLLAVLGTWLLLGHGSSAIQTDLLAMLPATEQNPLAEVAAHRLAHANGDRVILLVANANDDRAKAAARELGRALGKNSVFATVTAELPPFNLQQRVAPYLAHRFNLLADADRTALARPGYDPAQALVQHVNEPFVTGVATRLQDAPFGWLQHWLDQQPWNRSPLVPEDNLLTAHRGEVSYVLVTATLKGSSYDDAIQRRALGALDQAELATQRDQPGTRILRTGAVFYAAAARADAEHDVHLVGLVSTIGIALLLLGVFRSPGPLLLAFLSTAIGIVAATILCVLIFGHIYLLTLVFGAALLGEAVDYSIQYLSARANAGDAWEPRKGLRQVRPALLLALGTSLLGYALLGLVPFPALRQMACFAMTGMTVACLSVFGLLPALLQRPAKPLSTTSVHIARILQESVARTAYGRRAVALAVVLLLLAMPGWWQLRHDDDVHLLIAPPAALTEQEKQIRDITGLGNGTQFYLVQGKDQEQVLQREEALEQRLQPLVEANSLQGWLGLAGMAPSLQRQQANQALLAPLFVQPERMRQWLSHVGFRANDIEPYIHAWPGTPLDLQAWLKTPIATPFRYLWMGDEAHHGAASLVLPQGDAPVAMLQHAADHLPGVMLVDKPASISALFGRYRRYASVWLLAAVLLIVPVFGWRYGWREVPRVLAPPVLGIGFTLAVLGYLHQPLTLFHWMALMLVLGVGANYAVFLREGEPHVMHHPGAMYASVLLSAFTALLSFGLLALSSMPALRDFGLTLLLGIGFTVLLVPTSTTSRKRQDA
- a CDS encoding ATP-binding protein, translating into MSKYFFRPALAKDVAERLLGNGMFSTTTLFLGAARRTGKSNFLMQDLRPALEERGATVMYVDLWADKSRDPGELIAITIANALAAAQGMITRAAKAAGLSKVSIKGVEVTLSQVGNTQGASLADALQALQDKVANPIVLIVDEAQHTITTRSGMDAMFALKAARDILNASGKQRFCLVMSGSDRDKLLRLVHGNNTPFLGSHIDDLRLLDEDFSAHLAAQLAVDVPSLHIDNARLAATFRRFDHRPEEMLHALNVVAGPFGGGRNDRFHQLLDEEANKYEAKRASEYMTAYEGLSKLQRAVLTRVLSNGHDGRLFTADALAEYSRAHGRKVAAGSARGAIEKLRAIEPPLIWKSERGDYAVEDSGMRRWYERLVQQKAWPPVT